The Plasmodium knowlesi strain H genome assembly, chromosome: 5 genome has a window encoding:
- a CDS encoding phosphatase, putative, whose product MATTEVTARVQGSRAPRLKRALCVKYITFLSYAKKINLKGPWNRYYGCLFRTAGTAITSMRGLMGTAVIPRGGRLPRNKDMLFDKLLNHMLSKPVKIASFDFDGTLMNPTGEKHPNNVLISREAIQNIIVLKKIHQYKVVIFSNQTNVSSPLYDSTHMEQNKLPVLFSKVEQLTDALRYFNSFYASHPKVPQKGDTHPSIWRQRGRTLPSHTPIGTAHRNNSALNAFFAIGKGSIEALDIYPKPSDGQYCLFICLEGIKYVLLLMSYFAKAHRILLERQAIKQKDKPLGEFLQLVLDMLSNRHLQVLVKKLRRRPFHLNKIRLLILDVYLNTLLRKMELYRRFEKEYPAYAAHVEFFLSDAEWSIHASEGGHDDCVGEFPSPDLLRDELFLTHLTRCLAQKNDAMKRLAVTFSSVLFNFKESFYAGDNVGRDFDKSDVDLQFAARTGMRLLDDGHVRHLGGPKQ is encoded by the exons ATGGCAACAACGGAAGTAACGGCAAGGGTGCAGGGGAGTCGGGCTCCACGATTGAAGCGCGCCCTCTGTGTAAAGTACATAACATTTTTAAGTTACGCAAAAAAGATTAACCTGAAGGGACCATGGAACAGGTACTACGGTTGCTTGTTCCGGACCGCAGGAACAGCTATAACATCAATGAGAGGGTTAATGGGTACCGCTGTGATACCTCGTGGAGGGAGGCTACCTCGGAATAAGGACATGTTATTCGATAAGCTCCTAAATCATATGCTCTccaaaccagttaaaatagCCTCCTTCGATTTCGACGGTACGTTGATGAACCCCACAGGAGAGAAACACCCCAATAATGTCCTTATCAGTAGGGAAGCAATACAAAACATTAttgtcttaaaaaaaatacaccaaTACAAGGTCGTGATTTTCTCGAACCAAACGAATGTCTCTTCCCCCTTGTACGATTCCACCCACATGGAGCAGAACAAGCTCCCCGTTCTCTTCTCAAAGGTGGAGCAGTTAACAGATGCGCTCCGATACTTTAACTCCTTTTATGCGAGTCACCCGAAGGTGCCACAAAAAGGAGACACGCACCCATCAATTTGGCGCCAACGTGGGAGAACCCTCCCCTCCCATACCCCAATTGGTACTGCACACAGAAACAACTCCGCGCTGAACGCTTTCTTTGCAATAGGGAAAGGAAGCATCGAAGCGTTGGATATTTATCCTAAACCAAGCGATGGACAGTATTGTCTGTTCATCTGTTTGGAGGGGATTAAATATGTTCTCCTACTAATGAgttattttgcaaaagcTCACAGAATTCTATTGGAGAGGCAAGCAATCAAGCAGAAAGACAAACCTCTGGGAGAATTCCTTCAACTTGTCTTGGATATGTTAAGTAATCGTCATTTACAAGTCCTTGTGAAGAAGCTTCGGAGGCGTCCATTTCACCTGAACAAGATCAGGCTACTTATCCTCGACGTGTACCTAAATACGCTATTGCGGAAAATGGAGTTATACAGGCGTTTTGAGAAGGAGTACCCTGCGTATGCTGCACATGtggagttttttttaagtgacgCAGAGTGGAGTATCCATGCTTCTGAAGGAGGCCATGATGATTGTGTTGGAGAGTTCCCTTCACCGGATCTCCTACGCGACGAGCTTTTTCTGACCCACCTCACCCGTTGCTTGGCCCAAAAAAACGACGCCATGAAACGCCTCGCGGTTACCTTCTCCAGTGtgcttttcaattttaaggAGAGCTTTTACGCGGGGGACAACGTGGGTCGGGACTTCGACAAGTCGGATGTGGACTTGCAG TTCGCCGCACGGACTGGAATGAGACTCCTCGATGATGGACATGTACGCCACTTGGGTGGCCCCAAACAATGA
- a CDS encoding histidine triad nucleotide-binding protein 1, putative, whose translation MNLPQLLSSFLILSFMNTSGGTVAFSLRNIAFNYFTKLAYRNKHLTRVINRRLCKMADEEERALAAAGKDENGDSIFGKIARKEVKVDLVYEDEKVLAFNDINPQAPVHILVIPKMRDGLTRLSKAEERHKDILGHMMWAVSEIVRKNNLGDFRLVVNNGPEACQSVYYLHLHILAKRQMRWPPG comes from the exons ATGAACTTGCCTCAACTTCTTTCAAGTTTCC ttattttgtcctttatGAATACCTCCGGTGGAACCGTCGCGTTCAGCCTTCGAAATATAGCCTTTAATTATTTCACGAAACTAGCCTACAGGAACAAGCACCTCAC ACGAGTTATAAACAGACGATTATGCAAAATGGCTGACGAGGAAGAGAGAGCCCTTGCGGCTGCAGGGAAGGATGAGAACGGGGACTCAATTTTTG GAAAAATCGCAAGGAAAGAAGTAAAGGTGGACCTCGTCTACGAAGACGAAAAG GTTCTGGCCTTTAACGATATCAACCCGCAGGCACCTGTGCACATCCTCGTGATTCCCAAAATGAGGGACGGGCTGACGAGACTGAGCAAAGCTGAGGAGAGGCACAAAGACATCCTCGGTCACATGATGTGGGCG GTCTCCGAAATTGTGAGGAAGAACAACTTGGGTGATTTCCGCCTGGTCGTGAACAACGGGCCCGAGGCTTGCCAGTCCGTGTACTACCTGCATCTACATATCCTTGCCAAGAGGCAAATGAGGTGGCCCCCCGGTTGA
- a CDS encoding KIR-like protein, whose product MAAGVTVNPDKAQTFPSWIEYYDKFENGHASTGTCTNGCQDNMNQVPTTHYTGGLTEIKVQNAICTACKIYKDPSKLSNKEAYHFLYYWIGDKLSKSSSVNDGTFGQHVQRAWQTINGYCAPKGSSTPVCGLPYGDSPNKGTFNSQKIIFDFSYDYSTIEKEFQNVDSYCNGHQWSPYREKIESACREVEKYCTNENSNNSVYCADFSDKYKVYCEAAKLPKLKCDLKFAQKTAAQATEATQKAELAEREKEATQAQLSDALNQSSTASSLSSAFGTLALMELPAVAYLFYKYKPWSSWFGNHSNGGKGTRRKRRRSVGHHFDASTEDNLTEYTMDNSTIDPMDGDSSTLRSDVYNTRQSSGRRNSTRGPGIVGYQNM is encoded by the exons ATGGCCGCGGGGGTTACAGTGAAT CCAGATAAGGCGCAGACTTTCCCTTCATGGATTGAGTACTATGATAAATTCGAAAACGGGCATGCAAGTACAGGAACCTGTACAAATGGTTGCCAGGACAATATGAACCAAGTCCCAACCACACATTATACTGGAGGATTAACGGAGATAAAAGTACAAAACGCAATATGTACAGCGTGCAAAATTTATAAGGACCCGAGTAAACTATCTAACAAAGAAGCCTATCATTTTCTATATTATTGGATAGGGGACAAATTGTCTAAGAGTAGCAGTGTGAATGATGGTACTTTCGGACAGCATGTGCAGCGTGCTTGGCAAACTATAAATGGATATTGTGCGCCGAAGGGAAGTAGCACTCCAGTATGTGGACTCCCTTACGGGGATAGTCCGAACAAAGGCACATTCAATAGTCAGAAAATAATATTCGATTTCTCTTATGACTATAGTACCATAGAAAAGGAATTCCAGAATGTTGATTCTTATTGCAATGGGCATCAATGGTCGCCCTAtcgggaaaaaattgaatcaGCATGTagggaagtggaaaaatattgcaCCAATGAAAACAGTAATAATAGTGTATATTGTGCCGACTTTAGTGATAAGTACAAAGTATATTGTGAAGCAGCAAAACTGCCAAAACTGAAATGTGACTTAAAATTTGCACAGAAAACTGCAGCGCAGGCAACAGAAGCAACACAAAAAGCAGAATTGGCAGAACGTGAGAAGGAAGCAACACAGGCCCAATTAAGTGATGCTCTCAATCAATCCAGCACTGCTTCGTCCCTTTCTTCTGCCTTCGGAACCTTAGCCTTAATGGAACTACCTGCAGTCGCTTATCTCTTCTATAAG TATAAACCATGGTCTTCCTGGTTTGGTAACCATTCTAATGGAGGAAAAGGCacaagaagaaagagaagaagatcTGTTGGACACCACTTTGATGCATCCACCGAGGACAACTTAACGGAATATACCATGGATAATTCCACAATAGATCCAATGGATGGCGATTCCAGCACACTACGATCTGATGTATACAACACAAGGCAGTCCAGTGGAAGACGAAATAGTACACGGGGTCCTGGAATAGTAGGTTATCAAAACATGTAA